Proteins encoded together in one Vanessa tameamea isolate UH-Manoa-2023 chromosome 30, ilVanTame1 primary haplotype, whole genome shotgun sequence window:
- the LOC113391665 gene encoding juvenile hormone esterase-like isoform X1 has product MISVVNEFLDDLRGGRMTESPIVRVEEGELQGKLVNSPSGKAFYSFQGIPYAKPPIGSLRFKAPQPPEPWDGVREATSEGNSCAQIEPFFHKEYLGDENCLFLNVYTPSVDGEFLPVMVYIHGGGFRMGSSSTSLFGADYLVEKDVVIVTINYRCGPLGFLCLNTPDVPGNAGAKDIVQALRWVKENIKNFGGNSGNLTVFGKSCGSALVTLLTASPLTKNLINKAIIQSGTALNTWAIQRSPIENATALAKELGCESIAIDEIYEFLSTTPVKDIVEAYERMSPLVGTMDKKLNPFAPVVEKEFPGVEAFLTEPFVDVLTSGRVADIPVMIGSTAVEVALVHDTDDLQSYIPKDLNIERNSDEALAIAEKIKALYFKGDVSSDKSLNDRAHLVSDCLYNINMHRYIKYLVNNSNKPIYFYKFDYNGELDWSNHFLKSLDLKRAGHVDEVGYLFKNDLEKEVEPQDVKMRERLLRLWTNFAKGGNPTPDENHYLPVTWLPVTEDKLCYLNIGNELSLATNPDQEKMEFWDKLYGKYYKIWDHPATNESIVPICERIEFSTAPVIVEETIITTSTVVNNVETTETQVLVNVQETVELNEEIKGLIVDDNEAVHQNNVVDVPTEEIAVPDNVLDSHTPDNLVQEEVEPTEVQVVEHSEDFGINIVEIQQKFETPQNGVEEIKFNGNSEKKPRPSNEIKMVPSNNVNPKDVIRANDPPEDDLPKNIGVNKFVNFFESLGGKK; this is encoded by the exons ATGATAAGCGTGGTCAACGAATTCTTAGACGACCTACG TGGCGGCAGAATGACTGAGTCACCGATCGTGAGGGTGGAAGAGGGAGAACTGCAAGGGAAGCTCGTCAACTCGCCCAGCGGCAAAGCCTTCTACAGTTTCCAAGGAATTCCATACGCGAAACCGCCCATTGGATCTTTGAGGTTTAAG GCCCCACAGCCACCAGAACCATGGGACGGTGTACGCGAGGCCACTTCAGAAGGGAACAGCTGCGCTCAAATTGAACCATTCTTCCACAAAGAGTACTTGGGAGATGAAAATTGTCTCTTCCTCAATGTTTACACGCCAAGTGTGGACGGGGAATTCCTGCCCGTTATGGTTTACATTCATGGTGGCGGTTTTCGTATGGGATCGAGCAGTACTAGCTTGTTTGGTGCAGATTATTTAGTAGAAAAAGATGTAGTTATTGTTACTATTAACTATAGATGCGGACCTCTAGGTTTCCTGTGTCTGAACACTCCCGACGTACCAGGAAATGCAGGCGCTAAAGACATCGTACAGGCTCTTCGATGGGTAAAAGAGAACATAAAGAATTTCGGAGGTAACTCCGGCAATCTAACTGTATTCGGTAAAAGTTGTGGTAGTGCTTTGGTCACGCTCCTCACAGCGAGTCCATTGACgaagaatttaataaacaaagctATTATTCAATCCGGCACAGCGTTGAATACTTGGGCGATTCAAAGAAGTCCAATAGAAAATGCAACAGCTTTAGCTAAAGAGCTGGGCTGCGAATCGATAGCCATCGATGAAATCTATGAGTTTCTATCGACGACACCAGTCAAAGACATTGTAGAGGCGTACGAGAGGATGTCACCTTTAGTCGGTACAATGGATAAGAAATTGAATCCATTCGCACCGGTCGTCGAAAAAGAATTTCCAGGTGTCGAAGCTTTCCTAACTGAACCATTCGTAGATGTTCTAACATCTGGTCGAGTAGCTGATATACCAGTTATGATCGGTTCGACTGCCGTAGAAGTCGCTTTAGTCCACGACACAGACGATTTACAATCGTACATTCCAAAAGACTTGAACATTGAAAGGAATTCAGATGAAGCTTTAGCTATTGCTGAGAAAATAAAGGCATTATACTTCAAAGGTGATGTTTCGAGCGATAAAAGCTTAAACGATAGAGCTCATTTAGTATCTGATTgtctatacaatattaatatgcaCCGTTATATCAAGTACCTCGTTAATAACTCAAATAAGCCGATTTATTTCTACAAATTTGATTACAATGGTGAATTGGACTGGAGCAACCATTTCTTGAAGAGTTTGGACCTGAAACGCGCAGGACATGTGGATGAAGTGGGGTATCTATTCAAGAATGACCTGGAGAAGGAAGTTGAGCCGCAGGATGTTAAGATGAGGGAACGCTTGCTGAGGCTGTGGACGAACTTCGCTAAGGGCGG caaCCCTACGCCAGATGAAAACCACTACCTTCCAGTAACATGGTTGCCAGTCACCGAAGACAAACTTTGTTATCTCAATATTGGCAATGAATTGTCATTGGCTACGAATCCAGACCAAGAGAAAATGGAATTTTGGGATAAATTATACGGAAAATACTACAAAATCTGGGATCATCCCGCAACAAACGAAAGTATTGTTCCAATTTGCGAAAGAATTGAATTTTCAACGGCTCCAGTAATCGTCGAAGAAACTATTATAACGACATCGACAGTCGTTAACAATGTGGAAACTACAGAGACACAAGTTTTAGTTAACGTGCAAGAGACTGTCGAATTAAACGAAGAAATAAAAGGTTTAATAGTCGACGATAATGAAGCTgttcatcaaaataatgtagtcgATGTTCCTACTGAAGAAATCGCGGTACCAGACAATGTACTTGATTCACACACACCCGACAATCTTGTACAGGAAGAAGTTGAACCCACTGAAGTTCAAGTTGTTGAACATTCAGAAGACTTCGGCATAAATATCGTTGAGATTCAACAGAAATTCGAAACGCCACAGAATGGCGTCGAAGAAATCAAATTCAACGGTAACTCAGAAAAGAAACCGAGGCCgtctaatgaaattaaaatggtgCCAAGCAATAACGTGAATCCTAAAGACGTTATCAGAGCCAACGATCCACCGGAAGACGATTTACCCAAGAACATCGGAGTCAACAAATTCGTGAACTTCTTCGAATCACTGGGCGGGAAGAAGTGA
- the LOC113391665 gene encoding juvenile hormone esterase-like isoform X2, with protein MARFTMIYCGGRMTESPIVRVEEGELQGKLVNSPSGKAFYSFQGIPYAKPPIGSLRFKAPQPPEPWDGVREATSEGNSCAQIEPFFHKEYLGDENCLFLNVYTPSVDGEFLPVMVYIHGGGFRMGSSSTSLFGADYLVEKDVVIVTINYRCGPLGFLCLNTPDVPGNAGAKDIVQALRWVKENIKNFGGNSGNLTVFGKSCGSALVTLLTASPLTKNLINKAIIQSGTALNTWAIQRSPIENATALAKELGCESIAIDEIYEFLSTTPVKDIVEAYERMSPLVGTMDKKLNPFAPVVEKEFPGVEAFLTEPFVDVLTSGRVADIPVMIGSTAVEVALVHDTDDLQSYIPKDLNIERNSDEALAIAEKIKALYFKGDVSSDKSLNDRAHLVSDCLYNINMHRYIKYLVNNSNKPIYFYKFDYNGELDWSNHFLKSLDLKRAGHVDEVGYLFKNDLEKEVEPQDVKMRERLLRLWTNFAKGGNPTPDENHYLPVTWLPVTEDKLCYLNIGNELSLATNPDQEKMEFWDKLYGKYYKIWDHPATNESIVPICERIEFSTAPVIVEETIITTSTVVNNVETTETQVLVNVQETVELNEEIKGLIVDDNEAVHQNNVVDVPTEEIAVPDNVLDSHTPDNLVQEEVEPTEVQVVEHSEDFGINIVEIQQKFETPQNGVEEIKFNGNSEKKPRPSNEIKMVPSNNVNPKDVIRANDPPEDDLPKNIGVNKFVNFFESLGGKK; from the exons ATGGCGCGGTTTACAATGATATATTG TGGCGGCAGAATGACTGAGTCACCGATCGTGAGGGTGGAAGAGGGAGAACTGCAAGGGAAGCTCGTCAACTCGCCCAGCGGCAAAGCCTTCTACAGTTTCCAAGGAATTCCATACGCGAAACCGCCCATTGGATCTTTGAGGTTTAAG GCCCCACAGCCACCAGAACCATGGGACGGTGTACGCGAGGCCACTTCAGAAGGGAACAGCTGCGCTCAAATTGAACCATTCTTCCACAAAGAGTACTTGGGAGATGAAAATTGTCTCTTCCTCAATGTTTACACGCCAAGTGTGGACGGGGAATTCCTGCCCGTTATGGTTTACATTCATGGTGGCGGTTTTCGTATGGGATCGAGCAGTACTAGCTTGTTTGGTGCAGATTATTTAGTAGAAAAAGATGTAGTTATTGTTACTATTAACTATAGATGCGGACCTCTAGGTTTCCTGTGTCTGAACACTCCCGACGTACCAGGAAATGCAGGCGCTAAAGACATCGTACAGGCTCTTCGATGGGTAAAAGAGAACATAAAGAATTTCGGAGGTAACTCCGGCAATCTAACTGTATTCGGTAAAAGTTGTGGTAGTGCTTTGGTCACGCTCCTCACAGCGAGTCCATTGACgaagaatttaataaacaaagctATTATTCAATCCGGCACAGCGTTGAATACTTGGGCGATTCAAAGAAGTCCAATAGAAAATGCAACAGCTTTAGCTAAAGAGCTGGGCTGCGAATCGATAGCCATCGATGAAATCTATGAGTTTCTATCGACGACACCAGTCAAAGACATTGTAGAGGCGTACGAGAGGATGTCACCTTTAGTCGGTACAATGGATAAGAAATTGAATCCATTCGCACCGGTCGTCGAAAAAGAATTTCCAGGTGTCGAAGCTTTCCTAACTGAACCATTCGTAGATGTTCTAACATCTGGTCGAGTAGCTGATATACCAGTTATGATCGGTTCGACTGCCGTAGAAGTCGCTTTAGTCCACGACACAGACGATTTACAATCGTACATTCCAAAAGACTTGAACATTGAAAGGAATTCAGATGAAGCTTTAGCTATTGCTGAGAAAATAAAGGCATTATACTTCAAAGGTGATGTTTCGAGCGATAAAAGCTTAAACGATAGAGCTCATTTAGTATCTGATTgtctatacaatattaatatgcaCCGTTATATCAAGTACCTCGTTAATAACTCAAATAAGCCGATTTATTTCTACAAATTTGATTACAATGGTGAATTGGACTGGAGCAACCATTTCTTGAAGAGTTTGGACCTGAAACGCGCAGGACATGTGGATGAAGTGGGGTATCTATTCAAGAATGACCTGGAGAAGGAAGTTGAGCCGCAGGATGTTAAGATGAGGGAACGCTTGCTGAGGCTGTGGACGAACTTCGCTAAGGGCGG caaCCCTACGCCAGATGAAAACCACTACCTTCCAGTAACATGGTTGCCAGTCACCGAAGACAAACTTTGTTATCTCAATATTGGCAATGAATTGTCATTGGCTACGAATCCAGACCAAGAGAAAATGGAATTTTGGGATAAATTATACGGAAAATACTACAAAATCTGGGATCATCCCGCAACAAACGAAAGTATTGTTCCAATTTGCGAAAGAATTGAATTTTCAACGGCTCCAGTAATCGTCGAAGAAACTATTATAACGACATCGACAGTCGTTAACAATGTGGAAACTACAGAGACACAAGTTTTAGTTAACGTGCAAGAGACTGTCGAATTAAACGAAGAAATAAAAGGTTTAATAGTCGACGATAATGAAGCTgttcatcaaaataatgtagtcgATGTTCCTACTGAAGAAATCGCGGTACCAGACAATGTACTTGATTCACACACACCCGACAATCTTGTACAGGAAGAAGTTGAACCCACTGAAGTTCAAGTTGTTGAACATTCAGAAGACTTCGGCATAAATATCGTTGAGATTCAACAGAAATTCGAAACGCCACAGAATGGCGTCGAAGAAATCAAATTCAACGGTAACTCAGAAAAGAAACCGAGGCCgtctaatgaaattaaaatggtgCCAAGCAATAACGTGAATCCTAAAGACGTTATCAGAGCCAACGATCCACCGGAAGACGATTTACCCAAGAACATCGGAGTCAACAAATTCGTGAACTTCTTCGAATCACTGGGCGGGAAGAAGTGA
- the LOC113391665 gene encoding juvenile hormone esterase-like isoform X3, which translates to MTESPIVRVEEGELQGKLVNSPSGKAFYSFQGIPYAKPPIGSLRFKAPQPPEPWDGVREATSEGNSCAQIEPFFHKEYLGDENCLFLNVYTPSVDGEFLPVMVYIHGGGFRMGSSSTSLFGADYLVEKDVVIVTINYRCGPLGFLCLNTPDVPGNAGAKDIVQALRWVKENIKNFGGNSGNLTVFGKSCGSALVTLLTASPLTKNLINKAIIQSGTALNTWAIQRSPIENATALAKELGCESIAIDEIYEFLSTTPVKDIVEAYERMSPLVGTMDKKLNPFAPVVEKEFPGVEAFLTEPFVDVLTSGRVADIPVMIGSTAVEVALVHDTDDLQSYIPKDLNIERNSDEALAIAEKIKALYFKGDVSSDKSLNDRAHLVSDCLYNINMHRYIKYLVNNSNKPIYFYKFDYNGELDWSNHFLKSLDLKRAGHVDEVGYLFKNDLEKEVEPQDVKMRERLLRLWTNFAKGGNPTPDENHYLPVTWLPVTEDKLCYLNIGNELSLATNPDQEKMEFWDKLYGKYYKIWDHPATNESIVPICERIEFSTAPVIVEETIITTSTVVNNVETTETQVLVNVQETVELNEEIKGLIVDDNEAVHQNNVVDVPTEEIAVPDNVLDSHTPDNLVQEEVEPTEVQVVEHSEDFGINIVEIQQKFETPQNGVEEIKFNGNSEKKPRPSNEIKMVPSNNVNPKDVIRANDPPEDDLPKNIGVNKFVNFFESLGGKK; encoded by the exons ATGACTGAGTCACCGATCGTGAGGGTGGAAGAGGGAGAACTGCAAGGGAAGCTCGTCAACTCGCCCAGCGGCAAAGCCTTCTACAGTTTCCAAGGAATTCCATACGCGAAACCGCCCATTGGATCTTTGAGGTTTAAG GCCCCACAGCCACCAGAACCATGGGACGGTGTACGCGAGGCCACTTCAGAAGGGAACAGCTGCGCTCAAATTGAACCATTCTTCCACAAAGAGTACTTGGGAGATGAAAATTGTCTCTTCCTCAATGTTTACACGCCAAGTGTGGACGGGGAATTCCTGCCCGTTATGGTTTACATTCATGGTGGCGGTTTTCGTATGGGATCGAGCAGTACTAGCTTGTTTGGTGCAGATTATTTAGTAGAAAAAGATGTAGTTATTGTTACTATTAACTATAGATGCGGACCTCTAGGTTTCCTGTGTCTGAACACTCCCGACGTACCAGGAAATGCAGGCGCTAAAGACATCGTACAGGCTCTTCGATGGGTAAAAGAGAACATAAAGAATTTCGGAGGTAACTCCGGCAATCTAACTGTATTCGGTAAAAGTTGTGGTAGTGCTTTGGTCACGCTCCTCACAGCGAGTCCATTGACgaagaatttaataaacaaagctATTATTCAATCCGGCACAGCGTTGAATACTTGGGCGATTCAAAGAAGTCCAATAGAAAATGCAACAGCTTTAGCTAAAGAGCTGGGCTGCGAATCGATAGCCATCGATGAAATCTATGAGTTTCTATCGACGACACCAGTCAAAGACATTGTAGAGGCGTACGAGAGGATGTCACCTTTAGTCGGTACAATGGATAAGAAATTGAATCCATTCGCACCGGTCGTCGAAAAAGAATTTCCAGGTGTCGAAGCTTTCCTAACTGAACCATTCGTAGATGTTCTAACATCTGGTCGAGTAGCTGATATACCAGTTATGATCGGTTCGACTGCCGTAGAAGTCGCTTTAGTCCACGACACAGACGATTTACAATCGTACATTCCAAAAGACTTGAACATTGAAAGGAATTCAGATGAAGCTTTAGCTATTGCTGAGAAAATAAAGGCATTATACTTCAAAGGTGATGTTTCGAGCGATAAAAGCTTAAACGATAGAGCTCATTTAGTATCTGATTgtctatacaatattaatatgcaCCGTTATATCAAGTACCTCGTTAATAACTCAAATAAGCCGATTTATTTCTACAAATTTGATTACAATGGTGAATTGGACTGGAGCAACCATTTCTTGAAGAGTTTGGACCTGAAACGCGCAGGACATGTGGATGAAGTGGGGTATCTATTCAAGAATGACCTGGAGAAGGAAGTTGAGCCGCAGGATGTTAAGATGAGGGAACGCTTGCTGAGGCTGTGGACGAACTTCGCTAAGGGCGG caaCCCTACGCCAGATGAAAACCACTACCTTCCAGTAACATGGTTGCCAGTCACCGAAGACAAACTTTGTTATCTCAATATTGGCAATGAATTGTCATTGGCTACGAATCCAGACCAAGAGAAAATGGAATTTTGGGATAAATTATACGGAAAATACTACAAAATCTGGGATCATCCCGCAACAAACGAAAGTATTGTTCCAATTTGCGAAAGAATTGAATTTTCAACGGCTCCAGTAATCGTCGAAGAAACTATTATAACGACATCGACAGTCGTTAACAATGTGGAAACTACAGAGACACAAGTTTTAGTTAACGTGCAAGAGACTGTCGAATTAAACGAAGAAATAAAAGGTTTAATAGTCGACGATAATGAAGCTgttcatcaaaataatgtagtcgATGTTCCTACTGAAGAAATCGCGGTACCAGACAATGTACTTGATTCACACACACCCGACAATCTTGTACAGGAAGAAGTTGAACCCACTGAAGTTCAAGTTGTTGAACATTCAGAAGACTTCGGCATAAATATCGTTGAGATTCAACAGAAATTCGAAACGCCACAGAATGGCGTCGAAGAAATCAAATTCAACGGTAACTCAGAAAAGAAACCGAGGCCgtctaatgaaattaaaatggtgCCAAGCAATAACGTGAATCCTAAAGACGTTATCAGAGCCAACGATCCACCGGAAGACGATTTACCCAAGAACATCGGAGTCAACAAATTCGTGAACTTCTTCGAATCACTGGGCGGGAAGAAGTGA
- the LOC113391667 gene encoding uncharacterized protein LOC113391667 encodes MIKMASVEERLNKLREDRLVREKARIEKLRELNLKKYGKNDIQLPKNSSTVSLPVKSKSDASCVAKNNVNYVKNNIQSSGLKRPTSIPTLKKIPPKESNNNGKNVQSNNTKLYNKISNQVNTNIRRDKMTNVSKVDTKCPKAVNMNGKDVNAGKPLKEITPEVNIKRFNEICDKNPKITITEPKDTNKSVNNKVNLKNDLKSRKSLAAVSKIDNKSRNFDKRKSIQPNQTANSNGRRESVFDRLYKPKMVAPKETIDNALKLRTDPNYLKKVINDSRLIMNKRHTVFKVEPTMPVRRSISAVHLKKISRKELGNCFHKWASIGEKIDKVHLKDVNEDDCIKGEKVVSAVKSERKKVKFQTPIPYNFNTPKTDELQSKLRNWLKKRGKAIDSYHHLQCFGLHNLSRDIRPLNIDAPRFEEFDDDDKENVALDHDSDNESYLENMNNKNGDLNEEKSEIGFPTENWRRASYVSDSIDCNESYETTLTSGDVMHHVDELLLGALNDLTELLREGFDWEQCARWLRALRDRFPSAPDSAPYWECRAALEERHGDLPASVQCWEQAIAKGTEQSVVEANLDQLLDKFMQLKISPSSGRRQVDPKLVDVKNIFKSTIIRFAVQQAKLRQSNEPPKYTVTPVRRSSRLSSHWRQTPLRVCTTIQQASELGADFKPNKALTKTP; translated from the exons at gaTAAAAATGGCTTCAGTAGAGGAACGTCTCAATAAGCTCAGGGAAGACCGGCTTGTCAGAGAAAAAGCTAGGATTGAAAag ttgcgGGAACTCAACTTAAAGAAATATGGAAAAAATGATATTCAACTGCCGAAAAACTCTTCGACTGTTTCTCTTCCCGTCAAGTCTAAATCGGACGCAAGTTGCGTTgcgaaaaataatgtaaattatgttaaaaataatatacaatctaGTGGCCTGAAAAGGCCAACTTCAATACCAACTTTAAAAAAGATTCCACCGAAAGAATCTAACAATAATGGTAAAAATGTCCAGAGCAACAATaccaaactatataataaaatttctaatcAAGTAAATACTAACATTAGAAGAGATAAAATGACAAATGTATCAAAAGTTGATACTAAATGTCCAAAAGCAGTAAACATGAATGGCAAAGATGTAAATGCTGGAAAACCATTGAAGGAAATAACTCCGGAAGTAAATATTAAACGCTTTAACGAAATTTGTGATAAAAacccaaaaataacaattacagaACCCAAAGACACTAACAAAAGTGTTAACAATAAAGTTAATCTAAAAAACGATTTGAAATCTCGCAAAAGTTTAGCGGCTGTGTCGAAAATCGACAATAAATCTAGGAACTTcgataaaagaaaaagtatacAGCCAAATCAGACGGCAAATAGCAATGGTAGGAGGGAATCAGTTTTTGATAGACTTTACAAACCAAAAATGGTCGCACCAAAGGAAACTATAGACAATGCTCTTAAACTACGTACAGATCCGAATTATTTGAAGAAAGTTATAAATGATTCTAGATTAATCATGAACAAGAGGCATACTGTCTTCAAAGTTGAACCCACTATGCCAGTACGTAGATCGATATCAGCGGTACATTTGAAGAAAATAAGCAGGAAGGAACTGGGCAACTGCTTTCACAAATGGGCATCGATTGGAGAAAAGATAGATAAAGTACACCTCAAGGATGTTAATGAAGACGATTGTATAAAAGGTGAAAAAGTTGTATCGGCCGTTAAAAGCGAAcggaaaaaagttaaatttcaaaCGCCTATTCCTTACAACTTTAATACACCAAAAACGGATGAACTACAGTCTAAACTGCGAAATTGGTTGAAGAAACGAGGGAAAGCCATCGATTCATACCACCATTTGCAATGTTTTGGCTTACACAATCTTTCGAGGGACATTAGACCTTTGAATATAGACGCACCGAGGTTTGAAGAATTTGATGACGACGACAAAGAGAATGTCGCGCTGGATCATGACAGTGATAATGAATCGTATTTAGAAAACATGAACAATAAAAATGGTGACCTGAACGAGGAGAAGAGTGAGATTGGATTTCCGACTGAGAACTGGCGTAGAGCGAGCTACGTCAGTGATAGCATTGACTGTAACGAAAGCTATGAAACTACATTGACGTCCGGGGATGTGATGCATCACGTCGATGAACTGCTATTGGGTGCTTTGAATGACTTGACTGAATTATTGAGAGAG GGTTTCGACTGGGAGCAGTGCGCGCGCTGGCTGCGCGCCCTCCGCGACCGCTTCCCGTCGGCGCCCGACAGCGCGCCCTACTGGGAGTGCCGCGCCGCGCTGGAGGAGCGCCACGGGGACCTGCCCGCCTCCGTGCAGTGCTGGGAGCAGGCCATCGCCAAAGGCACCGAG CAATCCGTGGTTGAAGCGAACTTAGACCAGCTGCTGGACAAGTTCATGCAGCTCAAGATAAGTCCGAGTTCAGGGCGACGTCAGGTCGATCCTAAGCTGGTGGATGTGAAGAATATCTTTAAGAGTACGATCATACGTTTCGCTGTTCAGCAGGCTAAGTt